The following DNA comes from Sphingopyxis sp. BSN-002.
GCCCCACGAGATGCTGATCATCGGCGGCGCCGCGATCGGTTCGCTGATCATCGGCAATTCGGGCGCCGACCTGAAGGCGCTCGGCGGCGGACTGGGGAAGGTCTTCAAGGGGCCAGCCTACAAGAAGCAGGACTATCTCGATTGCATCCTGCTCGTCTCGACGCTGATGAAAATGATGCGGACCGACGGCCCCGTCGCGGTCGAGCCGCATATCGAGGATCCGAAAAGCTCGCCGATCTTCCAGCAATATCCCAAGCTTCTGAAGGACGACACGCTCGTCCACCTGATCTGCGATACGCTGCGCCTCGTCGTCGTGTCGTCGGGCACGCTCGATCCGCACGCGGTCGAGGATGTCATGGACAATGCGCTGAAGAACCATCGCCATCATGCGATCAAACCCGCCGACGGGCTGCAAAGCCTTGCCGACGCGCTGCCCGCGCTCGGGATCGTCGCCGCGGTGCTCGGCGTCGTGAAGACGATGGGCTCGATCGACAAGCCGCCCGAGATCCTGGGCGCGATGATCGGTTCGGCGCTCGTCGGTACCTTCCTCGGCGTGTTGCTCGCGTATGGCCTCGTCGGTCCGTTCGCGGCGCGGGCGAAGACGGTGATCGAAAGCGATGCCGCCATCTATCATACGGTCAAGCAGCTGATCGTCGCCTCGCTTCACGGCCATCCGCAGCCGCTGGTGATCGAGGCGGCCCGCTCGGGCGTCGACCATCACAACCAGCCGAGCTTCGCGGAAGTCTTCGACGGGATGCGGGGCCGCTAAATGGCCGCGCGTCCCAACATGGTGCGGCCGATCATCGTCAAGAAGGTGATCGAGGAAGCGCATGGCGGCCATCACGGCGGCGCCTGGAAGGTCGCCTATGCCGACTTCGTGACCGCGATGATGGCTTTCTTCCTGCTGATGTGGCTGCTCGGCGCGACGACCGAGAAGCAGCGCAAGGCGCTCGCCGACTATTTCGCGCCGACCATCGTCAAGACCAAGGAGGGGAGCGCCGGTTCGAACGGCCTGTTCGGCGGCGATTCGATCGTGTCTGCCGACGACTATCCGCACCGCGCCGGCCAGACCGGGACGCGATCGATCACGATTCCGAAGGACGCCGTCGGCGGCCCCAAGGAAGCGGCCGGGCGCGAACGCCAGAAGGAAAAATTCGCACAGGTCGCCAAATCCATGATGGACCGCGTCCAGAAGAAGGGCGACCTCAAGCGGCTCGCACGCAACCTGCGCTTCACCGTCACCACCGAGGGCATGCGGATCGACGTCGTCGACGACGCCGACTTCTCGATGTTCGTGATCGGGACCAGCCAGCTGACGCCGGCGGGCGCAAAGCTGTTCAGCGAGATCGCGAAGCCGATCGCGGAAACCCCGAACCAGGTCATGATTCGCGGCCATACCGATGCAGCGCCCTGGTCGGCGAAGGCCGGGATGAACAACTGGCGGCTTTCGGTCGACCGGGCCGAGGTCGTTCGCAACTTCCTTGAGTATCGCGGGGTCGCCGGAAACCGGTACGCGCGCATCGAGGGAGTGGCCGATCGCGAGCCCTATAATCCCTCGGATCGATTCGATCCGCGCAATCGCCGCATCTCGATCACGCTCGGCTGGCGCACCGATTAATCACAATTATTGCCAATCTGGCAGCATTGAAAATCCTCAACGGCGCAATCGCGACGCTATTACTGCCAATCTGGCAATAACCCTTTGTTTTCAAAGGCTTGTGTCGGCTTGGATAAGGTTTCGTTTACCATTTTCCTCAATCTCTGTCCTCATCGAAGGCGCCATGGGGGGCGCGGTGGAGACGAACATGACTGTGGTGGGGCAGAACAAGGATCAGGCGGCGCTCGAGGCGCTGATCATCGGGCACAGCCCGGCGGTGGTCCGTTTGCGCGAAATGATCCAGCGGGTCGCCCGCTCGAACGCTTCGGTCATGCTGTGCGGCCCTTCGGGGTCGGGCAAGGAGCTCGTCGCCCGCGCCATTCACGACGAAGGCGTCCGTTCAGGCAAGCCCTTCTCGGCCATCAACTGCGGAGCCATCCCCGGCGAACTCATCGAATCCGAACTTTTCGGGCATGAAAAGGGCAGCTTCACCGGCGCCCACGCCCGCCGTATCGGCCATTTCGAAGCGAGCGAAGGCGGCACGCTCTTCCTCGACGAAATCGGCGACATGCGATTCGACATGCAGGTCAAGCTTCTCCGCGTGCTCGAAGACCGGACGATCGTCCGCGTCGGCAGCAGCGAAGTGAAGAGCGTCGACATCCGCGTCATCTCGGCAACGCATCAGGATCTGGGTACCGCGATCGCCGATGGCCGTTTCCGCGAGGACCTGTTCTTCCGTCTCGGCGTCGTCGTGATCCAGGTCCCGAGCCTTGCGGACCGTGTCGAGGACATTCCCGCACTGATCCGTCATTTCCAGCGCCAGATGCCCGCCGACGCCAAATGCCGCTATGACAATGCCGCGATGGCGATCCTCATGCAGCACGGCTGGCCGGGCAACGTCCGCGAGCTTCGTAACTTCGTCGAACGCGCCAGCGTTCTGCACAGCGGCGAGACGCTTGGCGCCGAGGACGTCCTGATGCTCCTGAACCCCACCGCAGCGCTGGCGCCGCGTCCGGCTGGCCCCACCAGCCCGGCCGCGGTGCCCGCCAGCGACGACGACCAGCCCGCAGCGCCCGCTTTCGCGAAGGCGCCGGCACCCGGCCGTCCGATCGATCTCAAGCGCGAGATCGAGACGATCGAACTCGAACAGATCCACAATGCGCTCGACCTGGCCGACGGGATCATCTCCGAAGCCGCGCGTCTGCTCACGCTGAAGCGGACGACGCTGATCGAGAAAATGCGCAAGTACGGAGTTCAGCAGCAGGCAGCCTGATAACTACCCCACCAGTTTCGGCGCCGCTGAATCGGCACCGGTCGCACCTTTCCCTCTGCCGCCTGTCCCCACTTGGCGGCCGCAGGGAAGCGGCCGGTGCCGAACCCCTTTCAGGATCATGGAATATTACTGGCGCAGCTGGCGCCAGGCCGAGCTGACGGTGACGATGCCGCCGAGCAGCTCGTCGAGATCGTCGGCATCGTTCGCCGCGACCGCGTCGTCGAGCTTGCGGCGCATGCTGCGATAGACGCGCGAAAGCGCGACCGCGACGTCGCCGCCCTTGTCATGATCGAGCCCGACGTCGAGCCCGATCAGGATCGCGCGCGCGCGGTGGGCGGGTTCGGTCGCGGAAACGCGTTGGCCCTGACGCACCATCGACACGAGCACGCCTACTGCCGTTTCCAGCTCGTCATAGAGCATGGTGACGAGCTCGATCGGGTCGGACGCGACCGCCCGGCTTTCGCTCTGCATGCGTCGGTAAAGTCCGGCGGCGCGGACGGTGGATGCGGTTGCGGGCACGGTCGTGATCATCAGTCGTCCGATTTCGTCCACATCTTGATCTGTTGTTCAAGATAGGCCTGCGTTGCCTTGAAGGCGTTCAGCTTGACGTCGAGCGCGGCATATTGCTTCTCGAGCCGCGCCTTGTAGGCGGCTTCGCGTTCCTCGACCTTGCTCAGCTGGTCGGCGAGCGACTTGTCCTTGTCGGTCAGCGACTTTTCGACCCGGCCGATCACGCCGTCGCTCGCGATCGCCTTGTCGCGGATTGCGTCGAGGACGCCGGCGATGCCGGGATCGCTGATCTCGTTATGGGTGCCGTCGCGCAGCGGATTGAACAGGCCCTCGACCGCGCCGGCGTCGGTTTCGAGCATCTTGTCGAGTTTGGTCTTGTCGAGCGTCAGCGTCCCGTCCTTGGCGGTCGAGATACCGATGTCGGACAGCTTGCTGATGCTTCCGTGGCTGGTCAGCACCTTGTTCACGAGCCCCTGAAGCTGGGTTTCAAGTTCGCGGAGACCCGTGGTGACGCCTGAAAGCTTCGATGCGGCCTGCAGGCTCTTCTTCAGCTGGTTATAGACGTCGACGAAGTCGCCGACCGTCTGCTTGATCATGTCGAGCGGACGGTTCGCGCCAAGGTCGACGGGCTGGCCGGGGGCGGCCTTCTTGAGCGTCAGCGAAACGCCGGGCACGACGTCGTCGATCGTGTTGCCGGGACGGCTGAACGCGACGCCGTCGATCGTGAACTCGGCATTGGCGGCGCTCTGGCCGACCGACAGTCCGCCATTGGTTGCAAAGGCGGAAAGGCCCGGATCCGCGCCGGCATCGGCCGTCAGCGTGAAGGCATTGTCGGCGCCGGTCGCGCCTTTCAGGATCAGGCGGCTGCCGCCCTGATCGGCAATGATCGTCGCGGTGACGCCCGCGCCGCTCGCGTTGATCGCGGTGGCAAGCCCTTCGAGGCTGTTGTTGGTGCTGCCGACGGTGATCGTCTTCTGGACGCCGCCCACGGTCAGCGTCATCGCCCCGGTCCCGATCGCGGCGGTCTTGTCGGCGACGACGCCCGAATAGCTGCTCTGCGCCCGCGCGAGGCTGTTGACGACGATCGTCGCGGCGAACTTGTCGGCCTGGAGCCCCGCCCGCGCGGTGGCGCTGAGGACGCTCTCGTCCGATACGGTCGCCTTGCTGCGCAGCGACCCGTCGGCGATCATCTGCTCGAGCGAATCCGCGAAACCGACGAGGTCCGACCGTGCCTGCGCGACGGCGCTGATCCGCGCCGAGTTTGCGGTGGCGAGGCCGCTGAGACGCGCGACCTTGGGATCGCGCGACGCGGCCGCGAGGTCGGTGACGAGCTGCTTGACGTCGATTCCCGAACCGGCACCGAGCGAAGACGCAATGGACGTGAGCATGACAGAATATCCTTCGGACCTCTTAACGGCCCCCTTTTCGGGGCTTTAAGCGCCGAGGGATCAATTTTGTCGGCGGCCGTCGGGGTCGAAGCGATGCGAGGGTGGCACGTCGACCGACGGCTGGCCGGTGCCTTCGGCGACCATGCGTTCGAGCTGGAAGACGAAGGCGAGGACGGTCGCGACCGCGACGAACAATTCCTCGGGAATCGTGCGGCCGGCGCGCGCGGTGAAGTAGATTGCACGCGCGAGCTGCGGATATTCGAGGATCGGCACATTGGCGCCGCGCGCCAGTTCGCGGATCGACAGCGCGACATCGCCGCGCCCGCGCGCGACGACGACCGGTGCGGCATCCTGTCCGGGGCGATAGCGGAGCGCGACCGAGAAGTGCGTCGGGTTGGTGAGCACGACCGTCGCGTCGGATACCGCCTTGCGCGCCGAGCCGCTCAGGATTTCGTGCGCACGCTGGCGCTGCGCCTGCTTGAGTTCGGGGGCGCCGTCGGATTCGCGCGATTCTTCCTTCACTTCCTGCTTGCTCATCATCAGGCGGCGGTTGCGCTGAAACCATTGTGCGGGGACGTCGATCAGCGCGATGACGACAAGACCGCCCGCCATCGCAAGCATCGCATGGCCGATCGCCTTGCCGGCCATCCCGATCGCGCCTTGCAGGTCGGACTGCGCCAGACCCATGATCTGCGGCATCGCGTCGGCGACGAGGAAATAGCCGATCGTACCGAGCAGGAGCACCTTGGCGAGCGATTTGACCAGCTCGATGACGCCCTGCGGACCGAACATGCGCTTGAGCCCGGACAGCGGATTCATCCGGTTGCCCTTGAAGCCCAGCGCCTTGCCGCGCCAGCCGAGCGAGCCGAGCATCGCGGGCGCCGCGATGCTCGCAGCGAGCGCGAGGCCGAAGAGCGCGGCGAGCGGCAGGAGGATTTCGACGCCGTTGCGCATCACCGCCTCGCCGGGCGCGAAATGGGCAACATCGTCGGCGTCGAGCGTCAGGCCACGCTTCAGCAGTTCGCCCGCCGACTGAACGAGCCAGCCGCCCGCAGCGAGCAGCCAGCCGGCGCCCGCGAGCATCATCAGCGCGGTCGCCAGCTCCTTCGACATCAACACATCGCCTTCGCGTGCCGAATCGGCGAGCTTCTTGGCGGTTGGCTGTTCCGTCTTCTGGTCGCGCTCGGTTGTCCCCGCCATCGCTCAGCGCCCCGCGGCGAGGGTGCGCGCCATGTCGAGCGCGTCGGAGAGGAAGCGGGCGATCGCCTCGGCCATCGCCGGGGTCGCCATGCCGAGCAGGATGATGCCGGCGAGCAGGGTCGCGGGCAGGCCGACCGCGAACAGGTTCATTGCGGGGGCCGAACGGCCGATCACGCCCATGATCATCTGGACGAGGATCAGAACGAAGCCGACGGGCAGCGCGATCGTCAGCCCGGCCGCGAACATCAGGCTGCCGAAATGCAGGATGCCGCCGATTGCGGCGAAGGAGGGGAAGGCGTTGCCCGGCGGCAGCGCCCGATAGCTGTCGACGATAATCTCGATCAGCAGCAGGTGACCGTTCGCCGCGAGGAAGAGCGCGGTCGCGAGCATCGAGAGGAACTGGCCGACGACGCTGCTCGACGTGCCGTTGAGCGGATCGGCCATCGATGCAAAGCCGAGGCCCATGGCGTTGCTGATCGCCTCGCCCGCGAGCAACGCTGCGGCGAGTCCCATCTGGAGCACGAAACCGATCGCGAGGCCGATCACGACCTCGCCGATGATCGTCAGGAAGCCGGGAAGCGAAACGATGCCCTCTGGCGGCAACGTCATTCCCGACGCGGCAACGGCGGGCACGCCGACTGCCAGCGCGATCACCAGGCGGAGCTGTACCGGCACGCCGGCAGCACCGAAAACCGGCGCGGCCAGAAAGGCGGCGCCGGGCCGGATCATCCCCAGCATCCACAGCTGGAGCATCGCCTCGATATTCGGGACGGGGATATCGGGGGTCATCGCAGCCCTTGGCGCCCTAGCGGACCAGGTTCGGGATCTGCGCGAAAATGTCCTGCGTGAAATCGGTGAGCAGCACCAGGATGCTGCTGCCGAAGATCGCAAGGCAGATGGCGGTGACGATCAGCTTGGGCACAAAGCTCAGCGTCTGTTCGTTGATCGAGGTTGCGGCCTGCACCATGCCGAGCAGGACGCCGACCACGAGGATCGGGATCAGGATCGGCGCGGAGGCAAGCGCGAGCACCCACAGCGACTGCTGGGCAACTCCGACGAAATAATCGGCTTCCATCGGCTATGTTCCGAAAGAGGAAGCGAGCGAGCCCATCGTCAGTGCCCAGCCGTCGACGAGGACGAAGAGCAGCAGCTTGAAGGGCATCGATATGACCGTCGGCGAGAGCATCATCATGCCGAGCGACATCAGCGCCGAGGCGACGATCAGGTCGATGATCAGAAAGGGCAGGAAAATCAGGAAGCCGATCTGGAACGCGGTCTTGAGTTCGCTGGTGACGAAGGCGGGCAGCACGATCGAGAAGGGCACATCCTTCGGGCTCGCATAATTGGGTGCCTTGGCGATCTTCGCGAACATCATCAGGTCCGACTTGCGCGTCTGTGCCATCATGAAGCCATGCAGCGCATCGCCCGAACGCGAGACCGCGGTGCCGATGTCGATCTGTTCCTGGCCATAGGGCTCGATCGCGACGCGATTCACCTCGCTGATCACCGGCTGCATCACGAACAGCGAAAGAAACAGGCTGAGGCCGACGAGCACCTGGTTCGGCGGCGTCTGCTGGAGCCCGAGCGCGTGGCGCAGGATCGAGAGCACGATGATGATGCGTGTAAAGCTGGTCATCATCAGGAGCAGCGACGGCAGAACCGTCAGCAGGCTCATCAGGACCAGGATCTGCAGCGACAGCGACAGCGGGCGGCCGTTGCCGCCGATTTCCTCGACCGCGCGGGTCAGGCCGCTCGCTTCCTGCGCGAGCGCAGGGGTCGCGGCGGCGAACAGCGCAAGGCCGCCGACGACGGCGGCGCGGCGCAGCCAGCGGGCGCGCGGTGAAAGGCTCCTAGCCGACATGGAAATCGCCCTGGCTGTTGTCGGCAAGGCGCGTCACATTGCCGCGCGAGACCGAGAGCAGGATCTGTTGGCCGGCGAATTCGACGACCGCGAGCTTGGTGCCGGGGCCGAGCGGCAGGACTCCGATCATCTCGACCGGGCGCGCCTGTTTGCCGGCGCCACCGGTCAGCGGAACGCCCATCTGGACGCGCTTCCACAGCCACAGGCTGCCCCACGCCATACCGCCGACGAGCGGCAGCAGGATGAGCAGGCGGAGAATATATTCGAGCATCAGGCCCTCCGGTCGAAACCGGCGATGCCGCGCTCGGGCGCGACGACTTCGGAGACCTGGATGCCATAGCGGCCGTCGACGCTGACGATCTCGCCCTTCGCAATGAGGGTGCCGTTGGCATAGATGTCGAGAAGCTCGTTCGCGGCGCGGTCGAGTTCGACGACGCTGCCCTCGGACAGCGCGAGCAGTTCGGCGAGCGTCATCGAGGTCGAGCCGACCTCGACCGAGACGCGCAGCGAGACGCCGGCGAGCAGGTCGAAATTGGGCGCCCCGGCGATGCTCTTGTCGCGCCGGTCGGCCCGGGCGGGTGCTTCGGCCATGTCAGTCATTGTCGGGTCCTTCTTCGATACGTTCGATCATGATCGCGGCGTTGCCATTGGCTTCACCGATGCTGCCCGACGCAAAATTGCGGCCGGCGACGGTTACTGGAACATTGCGCGGAATGGTTAACGGAATGATATCACCGACCTCCAAAGAGAGCAGTTTGACCAAAGAAATTTCGGGGCGTGCCAGAACCGAGCGGACGGGCAGGCGAACGGTCTTGAGCGCCTTGTTCAGTGTTGCGGTCCACACCGGGTCGACGGCGGGCGCATCGCGCATCTCGGGAACCGGATCGGCGCCGGCGATTCCGCGCAGCGCCGCCTGCGGATAGGCGCAGAGAATTGTGCGTCCCTCGAACACGCCGCCGCGCAGCGTGAAGCGCTGGACGAGCAATTCGTCGTCGGCACGGACGGCCGCGAGCTTCGCCGGATCGCCGGTGACGGCGTCGAGTTCGGGTTCGATCCCCGACTTCCATGCGGCGGCGAGCTGCATTCCCATATCGCGCCCGAGGCGGGCGGCGAACCGCTCCTCGGCGTCGGTCAGTTCTTCGCGTTCGGCGACATTCTGCCCCTTGCCGCCATAGAAGATGTCGACGAGCTGGAGGACGAGCGGGCGCGTCGCGGCGAGCAGCACCGGGCCCTTCAGCGGGGGAGCGTGATAGCGCCAGAACAGGCCGGGCGCGACTTCGTTGCACCAGTCGGCGAAGCGCATCTGCACCGCCGGCGCGCGCTCGACATTGACCGTCGGCGCGCCGAGCGCGCGGACGAGATCGCGCAGGCTGCGCGCGAACTGGTTGCCGACGCTGTCGAGCACCGGGAAGGCATAGCTGTCCTCGGACTTGCGCAGCAGCAGCGACGCCTTCGCGTCGGCGGCCTGCTTGGCCGTGGCATCGACGGGTTTCGGTTCGAGGCTCACTGGATCACCAGGCTCGTGAAATAGACATTGTCGATGCCGCCGAAGCCTTCCTTGTCGCGCAGCACATCGTTGATCGCGTTGGTGAGCTGGCGCTGCAGCTG
Coding sequences within:
- the fliP gene encoding flagellar type III secretion system pore protein FliP (The bacterial flagellar biogenesis protein FliP forms a type III secretion system (T3SS)-type pore required for flagellar assembly.) encodes the protein MSARSLSPRARWLRRAAVVGGLALFAAATPALAQEASGLTRAVEEIGGNGRPLSLSLQILVLMSLLTVLPSLLLMMTSFTRIIIVLSILRHALGLQQTPPNQVLVGLSLFLSLFVMQPVISEVNRVAIEPYGQEQIDIGTAVSRSGDALHGFMMAQTRKSDLMMFAKIAKAPNYASPKDVPFSIVLPAFVTSELKTAFQIGFLIFLPFLIIDLIVASALMSLGMMMLSPTVISMPFKLLLFVLVDGWALTMGSLASSFGT
- the fliR gene encoding flagellar biosynthetic protein FliR; protein product: MTPDIPVPNIEAMLQLWMLGMIRPGAAFLAAPVFGAAGVPVQLRLVIALAVGVPAVAASGMTLPPEGIVSLPGFLTIIGEVVIGLAIGFVLQMGLAAALLAGEAISNAMGLGFASMADPLNGTSSSVVGQFLSMLATALFLAANGHLLLIEIIVDSYRALPPGNAFPSFAAIGGILHFGSLMFAAGLTIALPVGFVLILVQMIMGVIGRSAPAMNLFAVGLPATLLAGIILLGMATPAMAEAIARFLSDALDMARTLAAGR
- a CDS encoding flagellar biosynthetic protein FliQ, with protein sequence MEADYFVGVAQQSLWVLALASAPILIPILVVGVLLGMVQAATSINEQTLSFVPKLIVTAICLAIFGSSILVLLTDFTQDIFAQIPNLVR
- a CDS encoding sigma-54 dependent transcriptional regulator, producing MTVVGQNKDQAALEALIIGHSPAVVRLREMIQRVARSNASVMLCGPSGSGKELVARAIHDEGVRSGKPFSAINCGAIPGELIESELFGHEKGSFTGAHARRIGHFEASEGGTLFLDEIGDMRFDMQVKLLRVLEDRTIVRVGSSEVKSVDIRVISATHQDLGTAIADGRFREDLFFRLGVVVIQVPSLADRVEDIPALIRHFQRQMPADAKCRYDNAAMAILMQHGWPGNVRELRNFVERASVLHSGETLGAEDVLMLLNPTAALAPRPAGPTSPAAVPASDDDQPAAPAFAKAPAPGRPIDLKREIETIELEQIHNALDLADGIISEAARLLTLKRTTLIEKMRKYGVQQQAA
- the motA gene encoding flagellar motor stator protein MotA; amino-acid sequence: MFPVIGIVVLILLVFGGFALTGGNLEPVLHALPHEMLIIGGAAIGSLIIGNSGADLKALGGGLGKVFKGPAYKKQDYLDCILLVSTLMKMMRTDGPVAVEPHIEDPKSSPIFQQYPKLLKDDTLVHLICDTLRLVVVSSGTLDPHAVEDVMDNALKNHRHHAIKPADGLQSLADALPALGIVAAVLGVVKTMGSIDKPPEILGAMIGSALVGTFLGVLLAYGLVGPFAARAKTVIESDAAIYHTVKQLIVASLHGHPQPLVIEAARSGVDHHNQPSFAEVFDGMRGR
- a CDS encoding flagellar biosynthetic protein FliO, which produces MLEYILRLLILLPLVGGMAWGSLWLWKRVQMGVPLTGGAGKQARPVEMIGVLPLGPGTKLAVVEFAGQQILLSVSRGNVTRLADNSQGDFHVG
- a CDS encoding flagellar protein FliS, coding for MITTVPATASTVRAAGLYRRMQSESRAVASDPIELVTMLYDELETAVGVLVSMVRQGQRVSATEPAHRARAILIGLDVGLDHDKGGDVAVALSRVYRSMRRKLDDAVAANDADDLDELLGGIVTVSSAWRQLRQ
- a CDS encoding flagellar motor protein MotB yields the protein MAARPNMVRPIIVKKVIEEAHGGHHGGAWKVAYADFVTAMMAFFLLMWLLGATTEKQRKALADYFAPTIVKTKEGSAGSNGLFGGDSIVSADDYPHRAGQTGTRSITIPKDAVGGPKEAAGRERQKEKFAQVAKSMMDRVQKKGDLKRLARNLRFTVTTEGMRIDVVDDADFSMFVIGTSQLTPAGAKLFSEIAKPIAETPNQVMIRGHTDAAPWSAKAGMNNWRLSVDRAEVVRNFLEYRGVAGNRYARIEGVADREPYNPSDRFDPRNRRISITLGWRTD
- a CDS encoding FliM/FliN family flagellar motor switch protein; this encodes MSLEPKPVDATAKQAADAKASLLLRKSEDSYAFPVLDSVGNQFARSLRDLVRALGAPTVNVERAPAVQMRFADWCNEVAPGLFWRYHAPPLKGPVLLAATRPLVLQLVDIFYGGKGQNVAEREELTDAEERFAARLGRDMGMQLAAAWKSGIEPELDAVTGDPAKLAAVRADDELLVQRFTLRGGVFEGRTILCAYPQAALRGIAGADPVPEMRDAPAVDPVWTATLNKALKTVRLPVRSVLARPEISLVKLLSLEVGDIIPLTIPRNVPVTVAGRNFASGSIGEANGNAAIMIERIEEGPDND
- the fliD gene encoding flagellar filament capping protein FliD; its protein translation is MLTSIASSLGAGSGIDVKQLVTDLAAASRDPKVARLSGLATANSARISAVAQARSDLVGFADSLEQMIADGSLRSKATVSDESVLSATARAGLQADKFAATIVVNSLARAQSSYSGVVADKTAAIGTGAMTLTVGGVQKTITVGSTNNSLEGLATAINASGAGVTATIIADQGGSRLILKGATGADNAFTLTADAGADPGLSAFATNGGLSVGQSAANAEFTIDGVAFSRPGNTIDDVVPGVSLTLKKAAPGQPVDLGANRPLDMIKQTVGDFVDVYNQLKKSLQAASKLSGVTTGLRELETQLQGLVNKVLTSHGSISKLSDIGISTAKDGTLTLDKTKLDKMLETDAGAVEGLFNPLRDGTHNEISDPGIAGVLDAIRDKAIASDGVIGRVEKSLTDKDKSLADQLSKVEEREAAYKARLEKQYAALDVKLNAFKATQAYLEQQIKMWTKSDD
- a CDS encoding flagellar type III secretion system protein FlhB, yielding MAGTTERDQKTEQPTAKKLADSAREGDVLMSKELATALMMLAGAGWLLAAGGWLVQSAGELLKRGLTLDADDVAHFAPGEAVMRNGVEILLPLAALFGLALAASIAAPAMLGSLGWRGKALGFKGNRMNPLSGLKRMFGPQGVIELVKSLAKVLLLGTIGYFLVADAMPQIMGLAQSDLQGAIGMAGKAIGHAMLAMAGGLVVIALIDVPAQWFQRNRRLMMSKQEVKEESRESDGAPELKQAQRQRAHEILSGSARKAVSDATVVLTNPTHFSVALRYRPGQDAAPVVVARGRGDVALSIRELARGANVPILEYPQLARAIYFTARAGRTIPEELFVAVATVLAFVFQLERMVAEGTGQPSVDVPPSHRFDPDGRRQN
- the fliN gene encoding flagellar motor switch protein FliN; the encoded protein is MTDMAEAPARADRRDKSIAGAPNFDLLAGVSLRVSVEVGSTSMTLAELLALSEGSVVELDRAANELLDIYANGTLIAKGEIVSVDGRYGIQVSEVVAPERGIAGFDRRA